A genomic segment from Paraburkholderia hayleyella encodes:
- the aspT gene encoding aspartate-alanine antiporter, with protein sequence MKCSIGFFATIPMAVLFVTVGLGYLFGKLRVGPIQLGGVCGTLIVALVLGQTGCQLHGELKEVAFALFIFAMGYSGGPQFFANLNRSTLRYMVLPLIEAVVVLAVVLAAVSLLGLDAGTAAGLAAGAATESAVVGTAAEALRHLGLEPSGMARLEANIATAYTLTYLVGLISIVFFTSQIAPVLLGINLRTASKEMAASMEAATEDDVASQPALPRIVGRAFRVEKAVGLAIEALEHEIGGRTLVIGLFRHGVAAEPTPGQVLVAGDVIALIGRRDRLVKAGGLIGPETLLPEGHSDALQLAQREVIVGERAVNGFTLSELFRTGTSMHLRAVWIQRVTRSHLSLPITPGTRLQYGDHVTLVGVEPMLSAVVRQLGKEATTTDVTDLVFLCVGILLGLAVGSLTLKVGGIPLSLGSGGGALLSGLVFGWINFRRPAIGAIPQASVQLLKDLGLATFVACVGLSAGPDAIVLIREHGAVIPLIGLAVSLGPACLSLWIGHKVLKIEGPLLIGAIAGQHVSTPAISAIMAKSQSSVPLLGYTVTYAIANVMLPVLGPVIVGLAHVIR encoded by the coding sequence ATGAAATGTTCCATCGGGTTTTTTGCCACCATACCTATGGCAGTTTTATTTGTCACGGTGGGACTGGGCTACCTTTTCGGCAAGCTACGAGTGGGCCCCATTCAACTCGGCGGTGTCTGCGGAACCTTGATTGTCGCGCTTGTGCTAGGCCAGACGGGCTGTCAGTTGCATGGCGAGCTGAAAGAGGTTGCGTTCGCGCTGTTCATCTTTGCGATGGGCTATTCAGGCGGGCCGCAATTTTTTGCCAATCTCAATCGCTCGACTCTACGGTATATGGTGTTGCCGCTGATTGAGGCTGTCGTCGTGCTGGCAGTCGTGCTGGCGGCGGTATCGCTGCTCGGCCTCGATGCAGGGACCGCTGCCGGTCTCGCTGCCGGCGCAGCGACCGAATCGGCGGTTGTCGGGACTGCCGCAGAGGCACTCCGGCATCTCGGTCTGGAGCCCTCCGGGATGGCCCGGCTGGAAGCAAACATTGCCACTGCGTATACCCTCACTTATCTGGTGGGCTTGATCAGCATCGTGTTTTTCACGAGCCAGATTGCGCCGGTTCTATTAGGCATCAACCTGCGCACAGCGTCGAAAGAAATGGCCGCCAGCATGGAGGCCGCGACTGAGGACGACGTGGCCAGCCAGCCGGCATTACCACGGATTGTCGGCCGGGCATTTCGTGTTGAAAAAGCGGTGGGGCTGGCAATCGAAGCGCTTGAACATGAGATAGGCGGGCGCACCTTGGTGATTGGTTTGTTCCGCCATGGCGTTGCCGCAGAGCCGACCCCGGGGCAAGTTCTGGTCGCGGGTGATGTTATTGCGCTGATCGGGCGGCGTGATCGCCTCGTGAAGGCGGGCGGACTGATCGGCCCCGAAACACTGCTTCCCGAAGGGCACTCTGATGCCCTCCAACTGGCTCAGCGCGAGGTTATCGTGGGTGAGCGAGCCGTCAATGGCTTCACTTTGAGCGAGCTGTTCCGGACTGGGACATCGATGCATTTGCGAGCCGTGTGGATCCAGCGCGTCACGCGCTCGCATCTCAGCCTTCCGATCACGCCCGGCACGCGCCTTCAATATGGTGACCATGTCACCCTGGTGGGCGTAGAACCTATGTTGAGCGCGGTAGTGCGACAACTTGGAAAAGAAGCGACAACAACCGATGTGACCGACCTCGTCTTTCTGTGTGTCGGCATCCTGCTCGGGCTCGCTGTAGGAAGCCTGACATTGAAAGTCGGGGGTATCCCTCTGTCACTTGGCAGTGGTGGAGGTGCACTGCTCAGCGGGCTCGTGTTCGGCTGGATCAATTTCAGGCGGCCCGCCATCGGAGCGATACCGCAGGCTTCCGTGCAACTGCTGAAAGATTTGGGCCTCGCCACCTTCGTCGCTTGCGTCGGCTTATCCGCCGGACCTGATGCGATCGTGCTGATCCGTGAGCACGGGGCTGTCATCCCACTGATTGGGCTGGCCGTATCACTCGGCCCTGCTTGCCTATCGCTATGGATCGGCCATAAGGTCCTCAAAATCGAAGGCCCGCTGCTCATTGGTGCTATCGCAGGTCAGCATGTCAGCACGCCGGCGATCAGCGCCATCATGGCGAAGAGTCAGAGTTCAGTGCCGTTGCTCGGCTACACGGTGACCTACGCGATAGCCAACGTGATGCTCCCGGTACTGGGCCCGGTTATCGTCGGATTGGCGCACGTCATACGATAG
- a CDS encoding microcin C ABC transporter permease YejB encodes MWSYVLKRVLLMIPTLLGVLTLTFVVIQFVPGGPVEQALHDLRKNSEHGMPFGLRAHNGVDAQQVAQLKALYGFDKPPLERYGLMLKRFARFDLGQSYFRHESVWALIVSKLPVSLSLGLWTFFLTYLISVPLGIAKAVRHGSRFDMATSLIVLVGYAIPGFVLGVLLLVLFGGGTFLQLFPLRNLTSDDWAQFSLMHKITDYLWHITLPVVASLVGSFAVVTMLTKNAFLDEIRKQYVLTARAKGLSERRVLWKHILRNALLPLIVGFPAAFIGAFFTGSLLLETLFSLDGLGLLSYESVVRRDYPVVLGTLYLFTLIGLATKLLSDLCYVWVDPRIQFEQMESK; translated from the coding sequence ATGTGGAGCTATGTCCTGAAACGCGTGTTGCTGATGATCCCGACGCTGCTCGGCGTGTTGACGCTGACGTTCGTGGTGATCCAGTTTGTGCCCGGTGGGCCGGTTGAGCAGGCGCTGCATGATTTGCGCAAGAACAGCGAGCACGGCATGCCGTTTGGCCTGCGTGCGCACAATGGCGTCGACGCCCAGCAAGTCGCGCAGCTCAAGGCGCTGTATGGCTTTGACAAGCCGCCGCTCGAACGCTATGGGCTCATGCTCAAGCGTTTCGCGCGCTTCGATCTGGGCCAGAGCTACTTTCGCCATGAGAGTGTGTGGGCGCTGATCGTCTCGAAGCTGCCCGTGTCGCTTAGTCTCGGGCTCTGGACGTTTTTTCTGACTTATCTGATTTCGGTGCCGCTAGGCATTGCGAAGGCGGTGCGCCACGGCTCGCGCTTCGATATGGCAACGAGCCTGATCGTACTGGTGGGCTACGCGATTCCCGGTTTTGTGCTGGGCGTGCTGCTGCTGGTGCTGTTCGGTGGCGGGACGTTTTTGCAGCTGTTTCCATTGCGCAACCTGACCTCGGACGACTGGGCGCAATTCAGCCTCATGCACAAGATCACCGATTATCTGTGGCACATCACGCTGCCGGTCGTGGCATCGCTCGTGGGCAGTTTCGCGGTGGTCACGATGCTGACGAAAAACGCCTTTCTCGATGAAATCCGCAAACAGTATGTGCTGACCGCGCGCGCCAAAGGGCTGTCCGAGCGGCGTGTGCTGTGGAAGCACATCTTGCGCAATGCCTTGCTGCCGTTGATCGTGGGCTTTCCCGCCGCGTTTATCGGCGCGTTTTTCACGGGCAGCCTGCTGCTCGAAACGCTGTTTTCGCTCGATGGTCTCGGCTTGCTGTCGTATGAATCCGTAGTGCGGCGCGATTACCCGGTTGTGCTGGGCACGCTCTATCTGTTTACGCTGATTGGACTGGCCACCAAGCTGCTCTCCGACCTTTGCTATGTCTGGGTCGATCCGCGTATCCAGTTCGAGCAGATGGAGTCGAAATGA
- a CDS encoding ABC transporter permease encodes MTSTFSAPEAAAGRATSASCSPGRRVWRRFRQQRLGYWSLIVFTVAFVLSLAGPLWSNDRPLVVRYDGHLYFPLFKTYPETTFGGDFPAPADYLDPYIRQRFSAPGNFALYPLNPYYYDTLNYFSATPNPAPPSRENWLGTDDRGRDLFARLLYGFRVSVMFGLVLTLIGTVIGMLAGALQGYFGGRTDIVGQRLIEIWSALPELYLLIIFASIFEPGFILLIVLLSLFGWIGLSDYVRAEFLRNRQQDYVRAARAMGLSSAQIIWRHVLPNSLTPVITFLPFRMSGSILALTSLDFLGLGVPSPTPSLGELLAQGKANLDAWWISLSTFGVLVMTLLLLTFMGDALRNALDTRMSAVTGGGGRL; translated from the coding sequence ATGACCTCTACGTTTTCCGCACCGGAGGCCGCCGCCGGTCGTGCCACCAGCGCTTCATGCTCGCCGGGGCGCCGTGTCTGGCGGCGCTTTCGCCAGCAGCGGCTGGGCTACTGGAGCCTGATCGTCTTTACCGTCGCGTTTGTGCTGAGTCTGGCTGGGCCACTCTGGTCCAATGACCGGCCGCTGGTGGTGCGCTATGACGGCCATCTGTATTTTCCCCTGTTCAAAACGTATCCAGAAACCACCTTTGGCGGCGATTTTCCGGCGCCAGCCGATTATCTGGACCCGTACATTCGCCAGCGTTTTTCTGCGCCGGGCAATTTCGCGCTGTATCCGCTCAATCCGTATTACTACGACACGCTCAATTATTTTTCGGCCACGCCCAATCCTGCGCCGCCATCGCGGGAGAACTGGCTCGGTACCGACGACCGTGGCCGTGACCTGTTCGCCCGGCTGCTTTATGGCTTTCGCGTGTCGGTGATGTTTGGCCTTGTGCTGACGCTGATTGGCACCGTGATCGGTATGCTGGCGGGCGCACTGCAAGGTTACTTCGGGGGGCGAACCGATATCGTCGGGCAACGCCTGATCGAAATCTGGAGTGCCTTGCCGGAGCTGTATCTGCTGATTATTTTTGCCTCGATCTTCGAGCCGGGTTTCATCCTGCTGATCGTGCTGCTTTCGCTGTTTGGCTGGATTGGCCTGTCCGATTACGTGCGCGCCGAGTTTTTGCGCAATCGCCAGCAAGACTACGTGCGCGCTGCGCGCGCGATGGGCCTGTCGAGCGCGCAGATCATCTGGCGTCATGTGCTGCCCAACAGCCTGACACCGGTCATTACTTTCTTGCCGTTTCGCATGAGCGGCTCGATCCTGGCGCTGACCAGCCTGGATTTTCTCGGGCTTGGGGTGCCATCGCCCACGCCCAGCCTCGGTGAGCTGCTGGCTCAGGGCAAGGCGAATCTCGATGCCTGGTGGATCTCGCTGTCGACGTTTGGCGTGCTCGTGATGACCCTCTTGCTGCTGACCTTCATGGGCGATGCGCTGCGCAATGCGCTCGACACGCGCATGTCCGCGGTGACGGGTGGGGGAGGCCGCCTGTGA
- a CDS encoding C40 family peptidase, which yields MQYKYLPKACSRAIAGMVFGVLIAANSSVFADDIGTYNQNASYSPSAGWNPDSSPSSSSSTLSGSAASAGQSSSGGARSFLSGMAGKAGDVVVGALGMIGVRYRWGGNTPESGLDCSGFVRYVFQDTLGMALPRRAEEMSRVGEKVRMSELQPGDLVFFNTMRRTFSHVGIYIGGNKFVHSPSTGSTIRVDDLDSGYWEKRFTGARRIETAFPDAQDMRQRVNVTIRRGNMQ from the coding sequence ATGCAGTATAAATATCTACCCAAAGCTTGCTCGCGCGCTATTGCCGGAATGGTTTTTGGCGTGCTGATCGCAGCAAATTCAAGTGTTTTCGCCGACGATATCGGCACTTATAACCAGAACGCCTCATATTCCCCCTCCGCCGGGTGGAATCCTGATTCATCCCCGTCCTCCAGTTCATCTACCTTGTCCGGCAGTGCTGCATCAGCAGGCCAGTCGAGCAGCGGTGGTGCGCGTTCATTTCTCTCGGGCATGGCCGGCAAGGCAGGCGATGTCGTGGTGGGCGCATTGGGCATGATTGGCGTGCGCTATCGCTGGGGCGGCAATACACCTGAATCCGGGCTGGATTGCAGCGGCTTTGTTCGCTATGTATTTCAGGACACCTTGGGCATGGCCTTGCCACGCCGTGCTGAAGAAATGAGTCGCGTGGGCGAAAAAGTACGCATGAGCGAGCTTCAGCCGGGTGATCTGGTGTTTTTCAACACGATGCGCCGCACGTTTTCACATGTCGGTATTTATATCGGCGGCAACAAGTTCGTGCATTCGCCCTCGACGGGCAGCACGATCCGCGTTGATGACCTCGATAGCGGTTACTGGGAAAAGCGTTTTACCGGCGCACGTCGCATCGAGACCGCGTTTCCCGACGCGCAAGATATGCGTCAGCGTGTGAATGTCACGATCCGGCGCGGGAACATGCAGTAA
- a CDS encoding extracellular solute-binding protein gives MLLASLPLSAPDAQAAHAIAQYGSPKYPPGFKHFDYVNPSAPRGGTLVLANPNRYTSFDKFNPFTMRGSSAPGIGLMFESLMTGSSDEAATVYGLLADDVQVAPDGLSVVFHLHPRARFSNGDRVTADDVKFSLDTLKSPQAAPQYSAYFSEITRAVVLDAATVRFDFRQRNRELPLLAGGMPVFSRKWGMRPDGSRIAFDQLAFEQPVGSGPYLIEQYRNGRTITYRRDPHYWGSDLPVRVGTYNFERITYKLYSDEVARREAFKAGEYDAMVEYVARSWIRRDVGRPFDRGELIKREFPQRNGSSMQGYILNQRRPLFQDVRVRRALDLAFDFEWLNRQLFYGQYTRLDSFFANTDFQASGLPSDGERALLQPWRAQLDPAVFGLPPTQPDTDAPGSLRANLLQARALLAQAGWTYRDGALRNAKGEPFRFEILDDSGSASNMEPVVAPYIRNLKKLGIEASYRVADFALYQKRLDNFDFDVTSIRFPDVQIPGTEQMDRYGSKAASEIGSGNLIGLKSPVVDALLQALAQAQTREQLLDATHALDRVLLHGYYVVPHWYSAIHRVAYRRGMAWPQTLPLYYAASDWITSTWWFTSQP, from the coding sequence ATGCTGCTGGCCAGTTTGCCGCTGAGCGCACCGGACGCCCAGGCCGCGCACGCGATCGCACAATATGGCAGCCCAAAATATCCGCCTGGCTTTAAGCATTTCGATTACGTCAATCCATCGGCGCCACGTGGCGGCACGCTGGTGCTGGCCAATCCGAACCGCTATACGAGCTTCGACAAGTTCAATCCGTTTACGATGCGCGGCAGCTCGGCACCGGGCATCGGCCTGATGTTCGAGAGTCTGATGACGGGCAGCTCGGATGAAGCGGCGACGGTTTATGGTTTGCTGGCCGATGACGTGCAGGTTGCCCCGGATGGCTTGTCGGTGGTGTTTCATCTTCACCCGCGTGCACGCTTTTCCAATGGCGATCGCGTCACGGCCGACGATGTCAAGTTCTCACTCGATACGCTGAAAAGCCCGCAGGCGGCACCGCAATACTCGGCGTATTTCAGCGAGATTACGCGGGCGGTCGTGCTCGACGCCGCGACGGTCCGCTTCGATTTTCGCCAGCGCAATCGTGAGTTGCCGCTGCTTGCGGGCGGCATGCCGGTGTTCTCGCGCAAGTGGGGCATGCGCCCGGATGGCAGCCGGATCGCCTTCGATCAACTGGCGTTCGAGCAGCCGGTGGGAAGCGGTCCTTATCTGATCGAGCAATACCGCAATGGACGCACGATCACTTACCGGCGCGATCCCCATTACTGGGGAAGCGATTTACCGGTACGCGTAGGCACTTATAACTTCGAGCGCATCACCTACAAGCTGTATTCCGATGAAGTCGCGCGGCGCGAAGCGTTCAAGGCAGGCGAGTACGACGCCATGGTCGAATACGTCGCACGCAGCTGGATCAGGCGCGACGTGGGGCGGCCCTTCGATCGCGGCGAGCTCATCAAGCGGGAGTTTCCGCAGCGCAATGGTTCGAGCATGCAGGGCTACATCCTGAATCAGCGCCGGCCCCTGTTTCAGGATGTGCGGGTGCGCCGTGCACTCGATCTCGCGTTCGATTTTGAATGGCTCAACCGGCAACTGTTTTATGGCCAGTACACGCGGCTGGACAGCTTCTTTGCCAATACCGATTTCCAGGCGAGCGGCCTGCCTTCGGACGGCGAGCGCGCCTTGCTGCAGCCGTGGCGCGCCCAGCTCGATCCCGCGGTGTTTGGCCTGCCGCCCACGCAGCCGGACACGGATGCGCCAGGCTCATTGCGCGCCAACCTGCTGCAAGCGCGTGCATTGCTGGCACAAGCCGGCTGGACCTACCGCGATGGCGCGCTGCGCAATGCCAAAGGCGAGCCGTTCCGCTTTGAGATTCTGGATGATTCGGGTTCCGCATCCAATATGGAGCCCGTCGTCGCACCCTACATCCGCAACCTGAAGAAGCTGGGCATCGAGGCGAGCTATCGCGTTGCCGATTTCGCGCTTTATCAGAAGCGGCTCGATAATTTTGATTTCGATGTCACCTCGATCCGGTTTCCGGATGTCCAGATTCCCGGCACGGAGCAAATGGACCGCTATGGCAGCAAGGCCGCGAGCGAAATTGGCTCGGGCAACCTGATCGGCCTGAAGTCGCCCGTGGTCGATGCGCTGTTGCAAGCGCTGGCACAGGCGCAAACGCGTGAACAACTGCTCGATGCCACTCATGCGCTCGACCGTGTGCTGCTGCATGGCTACTATGTCGTGCCGCATTGGTACAGCGCGATTCACCGGGTGGCGTACCGGCGTGGTATGGCGTGGCCGCAGACTCTGCCGCTGTACTATGCGGCCAGCGACTGGATCACCTCGACCTGGTGGTTCACATCGCAGCCCTGA
- a CDS encoding ABC transporter ATP-binding protein, giving the protein MSFDRVEDRATADTVSQPLLELEHLQVSFGETRAVRDVTLTLGQGERMALVGESGSGKSVTALSILRLLHDARVQGAIRFNGVDLLRQSERAMRGLRGAEIAMIFQEPMSALNPLYTIGDQIAETIVLHDAVSQAEARRRAVALLARTGIAEPGQRVNSYPHQLSGGQRQRAMIAMALACRPRLLIADEPTTALDVTIRAQIVDLLLELQRDEAQKRGMAVLLITHDLNLVRRFAQRVAVMEQGVLVESGTVEQVFATPQHPYTQRLLRSRPERAVQPVPVAAPVLLAARDVSVDFRCRLGGVRGWFRSGYSRVLRQVSMTVREGETLGVVGESGSGKSTLAFALLGLQRTAQGVIEFQGRPLASYQGRQKTALRSNLQVVFQDPYSSLSPRQTIEQIVGEGLALHRPQLDARARRARVVSVLAEVGLDSAVLSRYAHEFSGGQRQRIAIARSLVLEPRMLILDEPTSALDVSVQQQVLQLLQGLQQKYNLAYVFISHDLAVIGAMAHRVAVMQNGVIVETGEVEQIFSCPSHPYTRKLLAAGLGA; this is encoded by the coding sequence GTGAGTTTCGACCGGGTTGAAGACAGGGCGACGGCGGATACGGTGTCGCAGCCGTTGCTGGAGCTTGAGCATTTGCAGGTCAGTTTTGGTGAGACGCGGGCAGTCCGCGATGTGACGCTCACCCTGGGTCAAGGCGAACGGATGGCGCTGGTGGGCGAATCCGGTTCGGGCAAAAGCGTGACCGCGCTGTCGATTCTGCGGCTGTTACATGACGCGCGGGTTCAGGGGGCGATCCGTTTCAATGGCGTGGATTTGCTGCGCCAAAGCGAACGCGCGATGCGCGGCCTGCGCGGCGCTGAGATCGCCATGATCTTTCAGGAGCCGATGAGCGCGCTTAATCCGCTCTATACGATTGGCGACCAGATCGCGGAGACGATCGTCCTGCACGATGCCGTGTCGCAGGCCGAAGCGCGCCGTCGCGCCGTGGCCTTGCTGGCGCGCACGGGGATTGCCGAGCCTGGCCAGCGGGTCAACAGCTATCCTCATCAGCTCTCGGGTGGCCAGCGTCAGCGAGCGATGATCGCCATGGCGCTGGCTTGCCGCCCGCGCTTGCTGATCGCCGATGAGCCGACGACCGCGCTCGATGTCACGATTCGCGCGCAGATCGTTGATCTGTTGCTTGAACTGCAACGCGACGAAGCGCAAAAGCGTGGGATGGCGGTGCTTTTGATTACCCATGACCTGAATCTCGTGCGCCGTTTCGCGCAACGTGTCGCCGTGATGGAGCAGGGCGTGCTGGTCGAAAGCGGCACGGTGGAGCAGGTGTTTGCCACGCCGCAGCATCCTTATACCCAGCGGCTGTTGCGTAGCCGCCCGGAGCGCGCGGTGCAGCCGGTACCGGTTGCCGCACCGGTGCTGCTGGCTGCCCGTGATGTCTCGGTCGATTTTCGCTGCCGCCTGGGCGGCGTGCGCGGCTGGTTTCGTTCGGGATACTCACGGGTGTTGCGGCAGGTCAGCATGACGGTGCGCGAAGGCGAGACGCTAGGCGTGGTGGGCGAATCGGGCTCGGGCAAATCGACCCTGGCGTTTGCCTTGCTGGGTTTGCAACGCACGGCGCAAGGCGTGATCGAGTTTCAGGGGCGTCCGCTGGCGAGCTACCAGGGACGGCAAAAAACGGCGCTGCGCTCTAATTTGCAGGTGGTGTTTCAGGACCCGTATAGTTCGCTGTCGCCGCGCCAGACCATCGAACAGATCGTGGGCGAAGGGCTTGCCTTGCACCGTCCGCAGCTCGATGCGCGAGCGCGCCGCGCCCGGGTGGTGAGTGTGCTGGCCGAGGTGGGGCTCGATTCCGCCGTATTGTCGCGCTATGCCCATGAGTTTTCGGGCGGCCAGCGCCAGCGCATTGCGATCGCCCGCTCGCTCGTGCTGGAGCCGCGCATGCTGATTCTCGACGAACCCACGAGTGCGCTTGATGTTTCGGTGCAGCAGCAGGTGCTCCAACTGCTGCAAGGGCTGCAACAGAAATACAACCTGGCTTACGTTTTTATCAGCCACGACCTGGCCGTGATTGGCGCAATGGCGCATCGCGTAGCGGTGATGCAAAACGGCGTCATCGTCGAAACCGGTGAGGTCGAACAGATTTTTTCCTGCCCAAGCCATCCTTACACCCGGAAACTTCTCGCAGCGGGCCTTGGCGCCTGA
- a CDS encoding PXPV repeat protein: MKATHLVSWLLAGLTLSMTGAAMADGLNVGINIGVPPPVYVAPSPPVYYQPAPVYAAPVYGGAPTIVLGWHGDRYWDGRRYWSRNDWYRHNNRREHEYRRYEDRHDNRHDNRGRHNGHDNGHH; this comes from the coding sequence ATGAAGGCAACGCATCTTGTTTCATGGCTGCTCGCGGGGCTGACGCTGAGTATGACGGGCGCCGCCATGGCCGATGGGCTTAATGTCGGGATCAACATCGGTGTGCCGCCGCCGGTTTATGTCGCGCCGTCACCACCGGTTTATTACCAGCCTGCGCCGGTTTATGCCGCACCGGTTTATGGCGGGGCACCGACGATCGTTCTGGGCTGGCACGGCGACCGCTACTGGGATGGCCGCCGTTACTGGAGCCGCAATGACTGGTATCGCCATAACAATCGCAGGGAGCATGAGTACAGGCGCTATGAGGACCGCCATGACAATCGTCATGACAATCGCGGCAGGCATAACGGTCACGATAACGGCCATCATTGA
- the fabI gene encoding enoyl-ACP reductase FabI → MGFLAGKRILLTGLLSNRSIAYGIAQACKREGAELAFTYVGERFKDRINEFAAEFDSTLVFPCDVADDAQIDALFASLQQHWDGLDGLVHSIGFAPREAIAGDFLEGMTRENFRIAHDISAYSFAALAKAAQPMLNQDAALLTLSYLGAERAIPNYNTMGLAKASLEASVRYLAVSLGTKGIRVNGISAGPIKTLAASGIKGFSKILEFVEHNAPLKRNVTIEQVGNTAAFLLSNLAGGVSAEIIHVDSGFNAVVGGMATAAAE, encoded by the coding sequence ATGGGTTTTCTTGCTGGCAAACGTATCCTGCTGACTGGCTTGCTGTCGAACCGGTCCATCGCTTATGGCATTGCACAAGCGTGCAAACGTGAAGGCGCCGAACTGGCATTCACCTATGTGGGCGAGCGTTTTAAAGACCGTATTAACGAATTTGCTGCCGAGTTCGACAGCACGCTCGTCTTTCCTTGCGACGTCGCCGACGATGCACAAATCGATGCGCTCTTCGCCTCGTTGCAACAGCACTGGGATGGCCTCGACGGGCTCGTGCACTCCATCGGTTTTGCACCGCGCGAGGCCATCGCCGGCGATTTTCTCGAGGGCATGACACGCGAAAACTTCCGCATCGCGCATGACATTTCCGCTTACAGTTTTGCCGCACTGGCGAAAGCCGCCCAGCCCATGCTCAACCAGGATGCGGCGCTACTCACGCTCAGTTATCTGGGTGCTGAGCGCGCCATTCCGAACTACAACACGATGGGCCTCGCCAAGGCCTCGCTGGAAGCCAGCGTGCGTTATCTGGCCGTGTCGCTCGGCACGAAGGGAATCCGCGTCAATGGCATCTCGGCGGGCCCCATCAAGACCCTCGCGGCCAGTGGCATCAAAGGCTTCAGCAAAATTCTGGAGTTTGTCGAACACAATGCGCCGCTCAAACGCAATGTGACCATCGAACAGGTCGGCAATACCGCGGCATTTCTGCTCTCGAACCTGGCAGGCGGCGTCAGCGCCGAGATCATTCACGTCGATAGCGGCTTTAATGCCGTAGTGGGCGGCATGGCCACCGCCGCTGCGGAATAA
- a CDS encoding peroxiredoxin encodes MKRTLRSPLLAVAVSLGMLLYAPLATATLKPGDTAPDFTLQASLGGKTYTYSLAQALKQGPVVLYFYPAAFTKGCTIEAHQFADATDEYKKYGASVIGVSHDNIDTLTKFSVSECRSKFPVAADQDSKVIRAYDAALPMHASMANRVSYVIAPDGHVLYEYTSMSPEQHVANTLRAVQEWAAVHKRP; translated from the coding sequence ATGAAACGCACCCTGAGGTCACCGCTGCTGGCCGTGGCGGTCTCGCTTGGCATGCTGCTGTATGCACCGCTTGCCACCGCTACGCTCAAGCCTGGCGATACGGCGCCGGATTTTACGCTTCAGGCTTCGCTCGGCGGCAAGACGTATACGTATTCGCTAGCGCAAGCGTTAAAGCAGGGGCCTGTCGTGCTGTACTTCTATCCGGCCGCCTTCACCAAGGGCTGCACGATCGAGGCGCACCAGTTTGCCGATGCCACCGATGAATACAAAAAATATGGCGCGAGCGTCATCGGCGTGTCGCACGACAACATCGACACGCTCACGAAGTTTTCTGTCAGCGAGTGCCGCAGCAAGTTTCCGGTCGCCGCCGATCAGGATTCGAAGGTGATTCGCGCTTACGACGCGGCGCTGCCGATGCATGCCTCGATGGCGAACCGGGTGTCATATGTGATCGCGCCTGATGGCCACGTACTGTACGAGTACACCAGCATGTCGCCGGAGCAGCACGTCGCCAACACGTTGCGCGCGGTGCAGGAATGGGCGGCGGTGCACAAACGGCCTTGA